A genomic segment from Modestobacter roseus encodes:
- the fliQ gene encoding flagellar biosynthesis protein FliQ yields MSDADVTEIATQTMLVAAKVAAPILLTALLVGFMISLFQAATQIQEPTLSFVPKMIAVAIALLVTGNWVLAELVSFTEHLFESLPRLLGRS; encoded by the coding sequence ATGTCTGACGCCGACGTCACCGAGATCGCCACCCAGACGATGCTCGTCGCGGCCAAGGTGGCGGCCCCGATCCTGCTCACCGCCCTGCTGGTCGGGTTCATGATCTCGCTGTTCCAGGCGGCGACCCAGATCCAGGAACCGACGCTGTCGTTCGTGCCCAAGATGATCGCGGTGGCGATCGCGCTGCTGGTGACCGGCAACTGGGTGCTCGCGGAGCTGGTCTCCTTCACCGAGCACCTGTTCGAGTCGCTGCCGCGGTTGCTCGGCAGGAGCTGA
- a CDS encoding motility protein A yields the protein MDPATLIGFAISLIAFFVFMILEGADPTSLIFLPAIVLVIIATFGAALASQTMAELKKIPVWFKMAVLPAKVPPATERIQTMVSLAEKARKEGLLALEAQVKEIDDPFLKRGLQMSIDGTDPEDLRAILEGEIAAKKAEDKVASKFFTTMGGYAPTIGILGCIVGLMNVMGNLSNPELLGPMVSAAFIATLWGVMAANFWFLPMGAKIARVSELQAAQMELLVEGIAEIQAGTSPRTVRAKLTSLVPPSEQEREAA from the coding sequence ATGGATCCCGCCACCCTGATCGGGTTCGCCATCTCGCTGATCGCGTTCTTCGTCTTCATGATCCTCGAAGGCGCGGACCCGACGTCGCTGATCTTCCTGCCGGCGATCGTCCTGGTCATCATCGCCACCTTCGGTGCCGCGCTGGCCAGCCAGACGATGGCCGAGCTGAAGAAGATCCCCGTCTGGTTCAAGATGGCCGTCCTGCCGGCGAAGGTGCCCCCGGCCACCGAGCGGATCCAGACGATGGTCAGCCTCGCCGAGAAGGCCCGCAAGGAGGGCCTGCTGGCGCTGGAGGCCCAGGTCAAGGAGATCGACGACCCGTTCCTCAAGCGCGGGCTGCAGATGAGCATCGACGGCACCGACCCGGAGGACCTGCGGGCCATCCTGGAGGGCGAGATCGCGGCGAAGAAGGCCGAGGACAAGGTCGCGAGCAAGTTCTTCACCACCATGGGCGGCTACGCGCCGACCATCGGCATCCTGGGCTGCATCGTCGGCCTGATGAACGTGATGGGGAACCTCAGCAACCCCGAGCTGCTGGGCCCGATGGTCTCCGCGGCGTTCATCGCCACCCTGTGGGGCGTCATGGCGGCCAACTTCTGGTTCCTGCCGATGGGCGCCAAGATCGCCCGGGTCAGCGAGCTGCAGGCCGCCCAGATGGAGCTGCTCGTCGAGGGGATCGCCGAGATCCAGGCCGGCACCAGCCCGCGCACCGTCCGGGCCAAGCTCACCTCCCTCGTGCCGCCCAGTGAGCAGGAACGCGAGGCGGCATGA
- a CDS encoding flagellar FlbD family protein, whose translation MIRLTRLNGKHFVLNAELVQRVEGHPDTVITLADDTKYVVTETVDEVVEEIRTWHASVRATSFRMDRGELHLTTPYHQQGTDDSSVVPFPSRDER comes from the coding sequence GTGATCCGTCTGACCCGCCTCAACGGGAAGCACTTCGTGCTCAACGCGGAGCTGGTGCAGCGCGTGGAGGGGCACCCGGACACCGTGATCACCCTCGCCGACGACACCAAGTACGTGGTCACCGAGACCGTCGACGAGGTCGTCGAGGAGATCCGCACCTGGCACGCCAGCGTCCGGGCGACCTCGTTCCGGATGGATCGGGGCGAGCTCCACCTCACCACCCCCTACCACCAGCAGGGCACCGACGACTCCTCGGTCGTGCCCTTCCCGAGCCGAGACGAGCGCTGA
- a CDS encoding FliO/MopB family protein, whose product MTWMVIRLVLSLAFVAAVLLFAARIAKKKGLGQATGVIEVVSRQRMGRASSVSVLRVAGRVLVVGSTEEQVTLLAELEDEELQTALAAQPRPQAVTADGETRELPARVPAMARTSSGPLAGSVLDRSTWTTAVQELRDRTVRRS is encoded by the coding sequence ATGACGTGGATGGTCATCCGGCTGGTGCTGTCGCTGGCTTTCGTCGCCGCGGTGCTGCTCTTCGCCGCCCGGATCGCCAAGAAGAAGGGCCTGGGCCAGGCCACCGGCGTGATCGAGGTGGTGAGCCGGCAGCGGATGGGGCGCGCCAGCAGCGTCTCGGTGCTGCGGGTCGCCGGCCGGGTGCTGGTGGTCGGGTCGACCGAGGAGCAGGTGACCCTGCTCGCCGAGCTCGAGGACGAGGAGCTGCAGACCGCCCTGGCGGCGCAGCCCCGCCCGCAGGCGGTCACCGCCGACGGGGAGACCCGCGAGCTGCCCGCGCGGGTGCCGGCGATGGCCCGCACCAGCTCCGGCCCGCTGGCCGGCTCGGTGCTCGACCGCAGCACGTGGACGACGGCGGTGCAGGAACTGCGTGACCGAACGGTGCGCCGGTCGTGA
- a CDS encoding EscU/YscU/HrcU family type III secretion system export apparatus switch protein → MAKDGPGGEKTEKPTPQKLKEARKDGQIPRTQELGTWLGAAAASVLLPMLVGSAFDSVQELFVQIGAVADDPEPAALSELMGRALTAFLTTVLPTALAMMLIGTLASASQGGVTLATKGMKPTLKKLNPFPGMKRMFGTHGLWEAAKAVIKTIALAVVIVMTSEDAQQLVSASGALPLSEITRVFTDSAVLMFRVVGITGLVIAVADYLVVRKQTMSKLKMSVYEIKQEHKQSEGDPHMKAQRRATQLSMSRNRMMSEMADADVLLVNPTHVAVALKYDPMKGAPRVVAKGAGEVAARLRARADECRVPMVQDVPLARALHGSCEIGQEVPPQLFTAVARVLAFVMHLSARGVRGGMHRPGFEAPSIEGLPKAGRRR, encoded by the coding sequence ATGGCCAAGGACGGGCCCGGCGGTGAGAAGACAGAGAAGCCGACACCGCAGAAGCTCAAGGAGGCCCGCAAGGACGGGCAGATCCCCCGCACCCAGGAACTGGGCACGTGGCTGGGGGCGGCGGCGGCGAGCGTGCTGCTGCCGATGCTGGTGGGCAGCGCGTTCGACTCGGTGCAGGAGCTCTTCGTCCAGATCGGGGCGGTGGCGGACGACCCGGAGCCGGCGGCCCTGTCGGAGCTGATGGGGCGCGCCCTGACGGCGTTCCTCACCACGGTGCTGCCGACGGCGCTGGCCATGATGCTCATCGGCACCCTGGCCTCGGCGTCCCAGGGCGGGGTCACCCTCGCCACCAAGGGCATGAAGCCCACGCTGAAGAAGCTCAACCCGTTCCCCGGGATGAAGCGGATGTTCGGCACGCACGGACTGTGGGAGGCGGCCAAGGCCGTCATCAAGACCATCGCCCTCGCCGTGGTGATCGTGATGACCTCGGAGGACGCCCAGCAGCTGGTCTCCGCCTCCGGGGCGCTGCCGCTGTCGGAGATCACCCGGGTGTTCACCGACTCGGCCGTGCTGATGTTCCGCGTCGTCGGGATCACCGGCCTGGTCATCGCGGTGGCCGACTACCTCGTCGTCCGCAAGCAGACGATGAGCAAGCTCAAGATGAGCGTCTACGAGATCAAGCAGGAGCACAAGCAGTCCGAGGGCGACCCGCACATGAAGGCCCAGCGCCGGGCCACCCAGCTGTCGATGTCCCGCAACCGGATGATGTCGGAGATGGCCGACGCCGACGTGTTGCTGGTCAACCCCACGCACGTGGCCGTGGCGCTGAAGTACGACCCGATGAAGGGCGCGCCCCGGGTGGTCGCCAAGGGCGCCGGCGAGGTGGCCGCGCGGCTGCGCGCCCGGGCCGACGAGTGCCGGGTGCCGATGGTCCAGGACGTGCCGCTGGCCCGTGCGCTGCACGGGTCGTGCGAGATCGGGCAGGAGGTGCCGCCCCAGCTGTTCACCGCCGTCGCCCGGGTGCTGGCCTTCGTCATGCACCTGTCGGCGCGCGGCGTGCGCGGCGGGATGCACCGGCCGGGGTTCGAGGCGCCCTCGATCGAGGGGCTGCCGAAGGCCGGGCGGCGCCGCTGA
- the fliP gene encoding flagellar type III secretion system pore protein FliP (The bacterial flagellar biogenesis protein FliP forms a type III secretion system (T3SS)-type pore required for flagellar assembly.), with protein sequence MSALAAPAPRVVPARWGRRAGLVLLLGVLALVAAVLLAGPALAAPTAPTDPVAPVAPVVDNGGLDINIGGNSPSTAVTLLLAITALSIAPSALLLVTSFTKILVVLALTRNALGLPTSPPNQVLTGIALFLTLFVMGPVFSDINDVAVQPYLDGAITASAAYDSGVEPLKTFLLDNTRDDELKLMVGLSGEEAPADAAAVSMTTLVPAFVLSELKSAFIIGLVVFIPFLVLDMLVSASLMAMGMMMVPPTVVSLPFKLLLFVIVDGWALITTALVGSYS encoded by the coding sequence GTGAGCGCGCTCGCCGCGCCCGCGCCCCGCGTCGTGCCGGCGCGCTGGGGCCGCCGGGCCGGCCTGGTGCTGCTGCTGGGCGTGCTGGCGCTGGTCGCGGCGGTGCTGCTGGCCGGCCCCGCGCTGGCCGCCCCGACCGCGCCCACCGACCCGGTCGCGCCGGTCGCCCCGGTGGTCGACAACGGCGGGCTGGACATCAACATCGGGGGCAACAGCCCCAGCACCGCGGTCACCCTGCTGCTGGCGATCACCGCGCTGTCGATCGCGCCGTCGGCGCTGCTGCTGGTCACCTCGTTCACCAAGATCCTCGTGGTGCTGGCGCTCACCCGGAACGCCCTGGGGCTGCCCACCTCCCCGCCCAACCAGGTGCTCACCGGGATCGCGCTGTTCCTCACCCTGTTCGTGATGGGCCCGGTGTTCAGCGACATCAACGACGTCGCGGTGCAGCCCTACCTGGACGGCGCGATCACCGCCTCGGCGGCCTACGACTCCGGCGTCGAACCGCTGAAGACCTTCCTGCTGGACAACACCCGCGACGACGAGCTGAAGCTGATGGTCGGGCTCTCCGGCGAGGAGGCCCCGGCCGACGCGGCCGCGGTCAGCATGACGACCCTGGTCCCGGCGTTCGTGCTGTCCGAGCTCAAGAGCGCCTTCATCATCGGGCTGGTCGTGTTCATCCCGTTCCTGGTGCTGGACATGCTGGTCAGCGCCTCGCTGATGGCGATGGGCATGATGATGGTGCCGCCGACGGTGGTCTCGCTGCCCTTCAAGCTGCTGCTGTTCGTGATCGTCGACGGCTGGGCGCTGATCACCACCGCCCTCGTGGGGTCGTACTCGTGA
- a CDS encoding flagellar motor switch protein FliM, whose amino-acid sequence MSLSDTVADAPSAAPRNPEGQGRTRRREPRTYDFRRPTKLSREHVRILQMTQESFARQATTTLTSLLRTGVRVELVGIEQFSYDDYIATLPGSHFVATFTLEPLAGKGVLAWPLDTAMAMVDHMLGGSGGGEQPARPMTGMESAITGHLLDRLLDELGEAFAPVTALTPALDSVEYNPQLAQAASGSETVMVATYSMRLGSREPEATLVLPFSSFAGPLNNAASPQLSESARHKRQQAFEALTERLYDVPVDVSVRFNPIEVPSGDLLSLAVGDVLLLRHAQDSPLQVTTNDVTFAHALPSNHRRRLAAEIVPVTATGGKDPA is encoded by the coding sequence GTGAGCCTGTCCGACACCGTGGCCGACGCCCCCAGCGCGGCCCCCCGGAACCCCGAGGGGCAGGGCCGCACGCGTCGTCGTGAGCCCCGCACCTACGACTTCCGGCGGCCGACGAAGCTCTCGCGCGAGCACGTCCGCATCCTGCAGATGACGCAGGAGTCCTTCGCCCGCCAGGCGACCACCACGCTGACCTCGCTGCTGCGCACCGGGGTGCGGGTGGAGCTGGTCGGCATCGAGCAGTTCTCCTACGACGACTACATCGCCACGCTGCCCGGCTCGCACTTCGTGGCGACCTTCACCCTCGAGCCGCTGGCCGGCAAGGGCGTGCTCGCCTGGCCGCTGGACACCGCCATGGCGATGGTCGACCACATGCTCGGCGGTTCCGGCGGCGGTGAGCAGCCCGCCCGGCCGATGACCGGCATGGAGAGCGCCATCACCGGCCACCTGCTGGACCGGCTCCTCGACGAGCTCGGCGAGGCGTTCGCCCCGGTGACCGCGCTGACCCCCGCGCTGGACAGCGTCGAGTACAACCCGCAGCTGGCCCAGGCCGCCTCCGGCTCGGAGACGGTCATGGTCGCCACCTACAGCATGCGCCTGGGCAGCCGCGAGCCCGAGGCCACGCTGGTGCTCCCCTTCTCCTCGTTCGCCGGCCCGCTGAACAACGCCGCCTCCCCGCAGCTGTCGGAGTCCGCACGGCACAAGCGGCAGCAGGCGTTCGAGGCGCTGACCGAGCGGCTCTACGACGTCCCGGTGGACGTGAGCGTCCGGTTCAACCCGATCGAGGTGCCCTCCGGCGACCTGCTGTCCCTGGCGGTGGGCGACGTCCTGCTGCTGCGGCACGCGCAGGACAGCCCGCTGCAGGTGACGACCAACGACGTCACGTTCGCGCACGCCCTGCCCAGCAACCACCGGCGCCGCCTGGCCGCCGAGATCGTCCCCGTCACCGCGACCGGTGGAAAGGACCCAGCATGA
- the fliN gene encoding flagellar motor switch protein FliN, giving the protein MTTAYGTDRSSDSETIAAAVAAAAQAAAAALPAELDLRAGDPVSDPEAVPLPAEPGVAVTAALGGEVSGDIVLVLSAEIVAALTNSPVGPMDVPTALRPALEAAAAALGRVRVAAERTEDVVAALDGLRDKGVFLAVPLAAGGEVSATLALQVTLPQPRERRGSLDLLRNVAMEVTVEIGRTRMTVSELLSLHPGEVIELDRAAGAPADLLVNGTLIARGEIVVVDEDFGLRISEIVTDAGEYGRPSA; this is encoded by the coding sequence ATGACCACCGCCTACGGCACCGACCGCTCGTCGGACTCCGAGACCATCGCCGCAGCGGTCGCCGCCGCGGCCCAGGCCGCTGCGGCTGCCCTCCCCGCGGAGCTGGACCTGCGCGCCGGGGACCCGGTCAGCGACCCGGAGGCCGTCCCTCTCCCGGCCGAGCCGGGCGTCGCGGTGACCGCCGCCCTGGGCGGCGAGGTGAGCGGCGACATCGTGCTGGTGCTCTCCGCCGAGATCGTCGCCGCGCTGACCAACTCACCGGTCGGGCCGATGGACGTGCCCACGGCGCTCCGCCCGGCCCTGGAGGCCGCCGCGGCCGCCCTCGGCCGGGTGCGGGTCGCCGCCGAACGCACCGAGGACGTCGTCGCGGCGCTGGACGGGCTGCGGGACAAGGGCGTCTTCCTCGCCGTCCCGCTGGCCGCCGGCGGGGAGGTCTCGGCCACCCTGGCGCTGCAGGTCACCCTGCCCCAGCCGCGCGAGCGGCGGGGCAGCCTGGACCTGCTGCGCAACGTGGCCATGGAGGTCACCGTCGAGATCGGGCGCACCCGGATGACGGTCTCCGAGCTGCTGTCGCTGCACCCCGGCGAGGTCATCGAGCTCGACCGCGCCGCCGGCGCCCCGGCGGACCTGCTGGTGAACGGCACCCTGATCGCCCGCGGCGAGATCGTCGTGGTCGACGAGGACTTCGGGCTGCGGATCAGCGAGATCGTGACCGACGCCGGCGAGTACGGGCGGCCGAGCGCATGA
- a CDS encoding OmpA/MotB family protein, producing MSKSGGHGGHGGGRRKKHEEHEEHENHERWLVSGFDMMTLLFVLFVVLYAMSSIDLAKFTAFANGAREGAGAPVTILNDGAAIDAPVENDSPLKPVQVAADAAIDGTEQTAAEQAAAEAVAQQQARQTAAEAQGAYDQLAAARAALQEALAAAGMSGAAEFVIDERGLVVHVVSDPVLFAPESAVLQPQGAVVLDAMAPTLAALPNQIEVEGHANSLPVTPGGPWPSNWELSAIRATTVLRHLTETDGLPDDRLSAAGYSSTRPLVPDSDPSYVTVNRRVDVILLSTGSPRANALLPGIEAAAQAAAQALGN from the coding sequence ATGAGCAAGAGCGGCGGGCACGGCGGCCACGGCGGTGGCCGCCGCAAGAAGCACGAGGAGCACGAGGAGCACGAGAACCACGAACGGTGGCTGGTCTCCGGCTTCGACATGATGACGCTGCTGTTCGTGCTGTTCGTCGTGCTCTACGCGATGAGCTCGATCGACCTGGCCAAGTTCACCGCCTTCGCCAACGGCGCCCGGGAGGGCGCCGGCGCGCCGGTGACCATCCTCAACGACGGCGCCGCCATCGACGCGCCGGTGGAGAACGACAGCCCGCTCAAGCCCGTCCAGGTGGCCGCGGACGCCGCCATCGACGGCACCGAGCAGACCGCGGCGGAGCAGGCGGCCGCCGAGGCGGTCGCGCAGCAGCAGGCCCGGCAGACCGCCGCGGAGGCGCAGGGCGCCTACGACCAGCTCGCCGCCGCCCGGGCAGCACTGCAGGAGGCCCTGGCCGCCGCCGGCATGTCCGGCGCCGCCGAGTTCGTCATCGACGAGCGCGGCCTGGTGGTGCACGTGGTCTCCGACCCGGTGCTGTTCGCCCCCGAGTCCGCGGTGCTCCAGCCGCAGGGCGCCGTCGTGCTCGACGCGATGGCCCCGACGCTGGCCGCGCTGCCCAACCAGATCGAGGTCGAGGGGCACGCCAACTCCTTGCCGGTCACCCCCGGCGGCCCCTGGCCGTCGAACTGGGAGCTGTCGGCGATCCGGGCGACGACGGTGCTCCGGCACCTCACCGAGACCGACGGGCTGCCCGACGACCGGCTGTCCGCGGCGGGCTACAGCAGCACCCGCCCGCTGGTGCCCGACAGCGACCCGAGCTACGTCACCGTCAACCGGCGGGTCGACGTGATCCTGCTGTCCACCGGCTCCCCCCGGGCCAACGCCCTGCTGCCGGGGATCGAGGCGGCCGCCCAGGCCGCCGCCCAGGCGCTCGGCAACTGA
- the flhA gene encoding flagellar biosynthesis protein FlhA, translating into MGKLTKAAVPIGVVSIVLMLVVPLPAPVLDLLLALNIVGSLLILLVAMNIKRPLDFAIFPSLVLIATLMRLALNVSSTRLVLTDGYAGKVIEAFGHFVIGGSMIVGLVIFVILTIIQFVVITNGAGRVAEVGARFTLDAMPGKQMAIDADLNAGLINEKQARKRRSEVTAEADFYGSMDGASKFVKGDAIAAIIVTLINLIGGFAIGVLQRGMAPGEAVTTYSLLSVGDGLVSQIPALLISTATGLIVTRSASQGDMGSDLISQLSRNKQPVRIAGIAALALCLIPGLPKLPFLLIGGLVLFISTRLTDKVEEDDDESTPGDAAALEPQPDSPEAIADRMRVDPLELEVAFDLVELVDTARGGDLLDRVKALRRKVAMETGLVIPLVRTRDNLDLPASQYVIWLNGVPAAKGTSPAGTVLAIGDHLDGLPGKATREPVFGLAAKWVPAELQRQAEMAGATVVDRSSVITTHLAEVVRQNASSLLGREDVKVLVEMVRRTHPAVVEELTPTLLSLGEVQRVLQALLDEGVSIRDLVRIFEALSLRAKLSTDLDGLVEAVRAALGAAISHPYVTPDERLHVITLDPTFEQRLLEAVRPTENGQVLALDGNTVDALVRGCADLLEEADRMNLSPVLVCSPQVRAALSRLVRQVLPRLSVISYNEVSRTAQIESLGVVSGAVAIR; encoded by the coding sequence GTGGGCAAGCTGACGAAGGCAGCCGTCCCCATCGGGGTCGTCTCCATCGTCCTGATGCTCGTGGTGCCGCTGCCGGCACCCGTGCTGGACCTGCTGCTCGCGCTCAACATCGTCGGGTCGCTGCTGATCCTGCTCGTCGCGATGAACATCAAGCGGCCGCTGGACTTCGCGATCTTCCCGTCCCTGGTGCTGATCGCGACGCTGATGCGCCTGGCGCTGAACGTCTCCTCGACCCGGCTGGTCCTCACCGACGGCTACGCCGGCAAGGTCATCGAGGCCTTCGGGCACTTCGTGATCGGCGGCTCGATGATCGTCGGCCTGGTGATCTTCGTGATCCTGACGATCATCCAGTTCGTCGTCATCACCAACGGTGCCGGCCGCGTCGCCGAGGTCGGCGCCCGCTTCACCCTCGACGCGATGCCCGGCAAGCAGATGGCCATCGACGCCGACCTGAACGCCGGCCTGATCAACGAGAAGCAGGCCCGCAAGCGGCGCAGCGAGGTCACCGCCGAGGCCGACTTCTACGGCTCGATGGACGGCGCCAGCAAGTTCGTCAAGGGCGACGCCATCGCGGCCATCATCGTCACGCTGATCAACCTGATCGGCGGCTTCGCCATCGGCGTGCTGCAGCGGGGCATGGCCCCGGGCGAGGCCGTCACCACCTACTCGCTGCTGTCGGTCGGCGACGGCCTGGTCTCCCAGATCCCGGCGCTGCTCATCTCCACCGCCACCGGTCTGATCGTCACCCGCTCGGCCTCGCAGGGCGACATGGGCTCGGACCTGATCAGCCAGCTGAGCCGCAACAAGCAGCCGGTGCGCATCGCCGGGATCGCCGCGCTGGCGCTGTGCCTGATCCCCGGCCTGCCCAAGCTGCCGTTCCTGCTCATCGGTGGCCTGGTCCTGTTCATCTCCACCCGCCTCACCGACAAGGTCGAGGAGGACGACGACGAGAGCACGCCGGGCGACGCCGCGGCGCTGGAACCGCAGCCGGACTCCCCCGAGGCCATCGCCGACCGGATGCGGGTCGACCCGCTGGAGCTGGAGGTCGCCTTCGACCTGGTCGAGCTGGTCGACACCGCCCGCGGCGGCGACCTGCTGGACCGGGTGAAGGCGCTGCGCCGGAAGGTCGCGATGGAGACCGGGCTGGTCATCCCGCTGGTCCGCACCCGCGACAACCTGGACCTCCCCGCCTCCCAGTACGTCATCTGGCTCAACGGCGTCCCCGCGGCCAAGGGCACCTCCCCCGCCGGCACCGTGCTCGCCATCGGCGACCACCTGGACGGGCTGCCCGGCAAGGCCACCCGTGAGCCGGTCTTCGGCCTGGCCGCCAAGTGGGTGCCCGCCGAGCTGCAGCGGCAGGCCGAGATGGCCGGCGCCACCGTCGTCGACCGCTCCTCGGTGATCACCACCCACCTGGCCGAGGTCGTGCGGCAGAACGCCTCCTCGCTGCTGGGCCGCGAGGACGTCAAGGTGCTGGTGGAGATGGTCCGCCGCACCCACCCGGCCGTCGTCGAGGAGCTGACCCCGACGCTGCTCAGCCTGGGCGAGGTGCAGCGCGTGCTGCAGGCGCTGCTGGACGAGGGCGTCTCGATCCGTGACCTGGTGCGGATCTTCGAGGCGCTGTCGCTGCGGGCCAAGCTCTCCACCGACCTGGACGGGCTGGTCGAGGCGGTGCGCGCGGCGCTGGGCGCCGCGATCAGCCACCCCTACGTCACCCCGGACGAGCGGCTGCACGTGATCACCCTGGACCCCACCTTCGAGCAGCGGCTGCTGGAGGCGGTGCGGCCGACCGAGAACGGTCAGGTGCTGGCGCTGGACGGCAACACCGTCGACGCGCTGGTCCGCGGCTGCGCCGACCTCTTGGAGGAGGCCGACCGGATGAACCTCTCCCCTGTCCTCGTGTGCTCGCCGCAGGTGCGAGCCGCGCTGTCCCGCCTGGTCCGCCAGGTCCTGCCCCGGCTGTCGGTCATCTCCTACAACGAGGTGTCCCGCACGGCCCAGATCGAGTCACTGGGAGTGGTGAGCGGTGCCGTCGCGATCCGTTGA
- a CDS encoding flagellar basal body-associated FliL family protein, producing the protein MAKKKKADVEDDESAGGGGKKKLLIIALVAVLAIGGGAYFFLFSGSGEAEAEPAPEAGAVVLPIDSVAINLAGGSYLKLGFALQFSLAYDEHAGGGGHGGGATPDGSKATDIAIAHFSGAALADVQNNREAMKAALQEKIVEAYHGDVYEINYTEYVTQ; encoded by the coding sequence ATGGCCAAGAAGAAGAAGGCCGACGTCGAGGACGACGAGTCCGCCGGCGGCGGCGGCAAGAAGAAGCTGCTGATCATCGCCCTGGTGGCGGTGCTCGCGATCGGCGGTGGCGCCTACTTCTTCCTGTTCAGCGGCTCCGGCGAGGCCGAGGCCGAGCCGGCGCCCGAGGCGGGCGCGGTGGTGCTGCCCATCGACTCCGTGGCGATCAACCTGGCGGGGGGAAGCTACCTGAAGCTCGGGTTCGCGCTGCAGTTCAGCCTCGCCTACGACGAGCACGCCGGCGGCGGCGGGCACGGCGGTGGCGCCACCCCCGACGGCTCGAAGGCGACCGACATCGCCATCGCGCACTTCTCCGGGGCCGCGCTCGCCGACGTGCAGAACAACCGGGAGGCGATGAAGGCCGCCCTCCAGGAGAAGATCGTCGAGGCGTACCACGGCGACGTCTACGAGATCAACTACACGGAGTACGTCACCCAGTAG
- the fliR gene encoding flagellar biosynthetic protein FliR, producing the protein MDLQVPSATLAALLLATVRAGGFVALAPPFNSNGIPLPVKGALALALSLVVFPQLSGTLPEITAGFLVVSAVLEAVIGAALGFVVQVLFTAVQLAGDLIDLAGGFSLQPAYDPLALTTNASIGKLHYLLAITLLFTSGGHLLLVRGFATSYQGLPVGGTLPTDQLGSALVTAFSMMFLAALQIAGPMVAVLLLADVALALLSRAAPALNIFAIGFPVKIMVTLTLLGLTFPLLPPALDSLMETAVRAMTSLRSG; encoded by the coding sequence GTGGACCTCCAGGTCCCCTCGGCGACGCTGGCCGCGCTCCTGCTGGCCACCGTGCGCGCCGGTGGGTTCGTCGCACTGGCCCCGCCGTTCAACTCCAACGGCATCCCGCTGCCGGTCAAGGGCGCGCTCGCCCTGGCGCTCTCGCTGGTCGTGTTCCCCCAGCTGTCGGGCACGCTGCCGGAGATCACGGCCGGGTTCCTCGTCGTCTCCGCGGTCCTCGAGGCGGTCATCGGGGCGGCGCTCGGCTTCGTCGTCCAGGTGCTGTTCACCGCCGTCCAGCTGGCCGGCGACCTCATCGACCTGGCCGGCGGCTTCTCGCTGCAACCGGCCTACGACCCGCTCGCGCTGACCACGAACGCCTCGATCGGCAAGCTGCACTACCTGCTGGCGATCACCCTGCTGTTCACCAGCGGCGGGCACCTGCTGCTGGTGCGCGGGTTCGCCACCTCCTACCAGGGGCTCCCGGTGGGCGGCACGCTGCCCACCGACCAGCTGGGCTCCGCGCTGGTCACCGCGTTCTCGATGATGTTCCTGGCCGCGCTGCAGATCGCCGGGCCGATGGTGGCGGTGCTGCTGCTCGCCGACGTCGCCCTGGCCCTGCTGTCCCGCGCCGCCCCGGCGCTGAACATCTTCGCCATCGGGTTCCCGGTGAAGATCATGGTCACCCTGACGCTGCTCGGTCTGACCTTCCCCCTGCTCCCACCCGCCCTGGACTCCCTCATGGAGACCGCGGTCCGGGCGATGACCTCGTTGCGGAGCGGCTAG